The sequence GGCGACCCCGGGGCCAGCGAGGTCTTGACCCAGTGCGGCACCTTCAGGCCCAGGGCGCGTGCCTTGCGCGCGAGCAGGCCGGCGGCAATCAAGAGGCGGGGGTCCGAGGTGTTGGTGCAGCTAGTGATGGCAGCGATCGCCACCGGGTGCGGCGGCAGCGCGCCATCCTCGCGCGGCGCGAAGCCCAGCTGCGCCAGCACCCGGCCGGTGTCGCCGTAGCCATGCAGGTCCTGCGGGCGGCGCGGGCCCGCCACGTGCATGCCGATGGCGCCGAGGTCGACCTCGATCGTGCGCGTGTAGCGCGGATTCGCGGCCGGGTCGAACCAGAAGCCGGCGCGCCTGGCATAGGCCTCGACCAGCCGAAGCTGGGCCTCCGGCCGACCCGTGGCACGAAGGTAGACCAGGGTCTCGCCGTCGATCGGGAAGTAACCGGTGGTGGCGCCGTACTCCGGCGCCATGTTTGCCACCACGCTCCGGTCGCCGGCGGTCAGCGTGGCGACGCCGGGGCCGAAGTACTCGACGAATTCGCCGGCCACGCCGATCGCGCGCAGCCGCTGCGTCATCGTAAGGGCCAGGTCGGTCGCCAGCACGCCGGGAGGGAGCGCGCCAGTCAGCCGTACGCCGATCACCTCGGGGATGCGCAGCATGGTCGGCATGCCGAACATCACGGTCTGCGCCTCCAGCCCGCCCACGCCCCAGCCGAGCACGCCGATGCCGTTAATCATGGGCGTGTGGCTGTCGGTTCCGATCATCATGTCGGGCACCACCCACTCGGCGCCGTCGCGCTGCTCAGTGGTCACCACCGTGGCGAGTTGCTCCAGGTTGATGGTGTGCATGATTCCGGTGCCCGGCGGGTTGATGTGCACGCCAGCCAGTGCCTTCGACGCCCAACGCAGGAAGCGGTAGCGTTCGGCGTTGCGGCGGATCTCGTGCTGCATGTTCAGTTCCGGCGCATCCTTGCGGGCGAACGCCTCCACCGCCAGGGAATGGTCGACCGAGACGTCGACCGGCAGCCCGGGGTTCAGCACGGAAGGATCGATCCCGCTTTCCGCCAGCGCGTCGCGCATGGCCGCGATGTCCACCAGCGCCGGCGTGCTGGTGGTGTCGTGCATCAGCACCCGGCCGGGCTGGAAGGCAATCTCGGCCTCGCTGGTGCCCGTTTCCAGCCAGCCAAACAGGGCATCGATCGCAGCCCGACGTTCGGCGCCGCGCATGCTGCGCAGCGCGTTCTCCAGAAGCAGGCGTAGGACCACCGGCAGGCGCGTAAGCCGCGCGCCATACAGAGCTGGCAGATCGAAGCAGCGCAAGGTCCGGCCTTCGAAGGCCAGCTCGGCGGTCGGGATGGTTGGAGCGGGCATGTCAGTGTTTTCCATGATTTGCATTTTGCATATTACAAATGCAAAATGCAATCTAGCGCAAACCCCAGCCCGATCAAACGGGCCCAACTCGGAGACCTCTCGATGCCTCGCTTCTCCCGCCGTACCGCGCTGAACGCCGCCCTTTGCGCTGCCGCAGCCGGCCTGTTCGCGCCCGCTGCCGTCCTCGCACAGGACTATCCCGTCAAGACCATCACGATCGTGGTGCCGTTCTCGGCCGGCGGCGGGGTGGACGCCATCGCCCGCCTGCTGGCCGAACACTTGCGCACTTCGCTCAAGCAGTCGGTGGTGATCGACAACAAGCCCGGCGCCAGCGGCATGCTCGGTGCAGCGGCAGTAGTCAAGGCTGCACCCGACGGCTACACCTTGCTGATGGGCTCGGCCGGCGAAACCGCCATCAACCCGCTCGTCTACAAGACGCGCATGCAGTACCAGCCGGCCAAGGACCTGGCGCCGATCACGCTGGTGACGCGCGTCCCCAACGTGCTGGTGGCCAACACGTCGCTGCCGGTGAAGAACGTCGAGGAACTGGTCGCCTACGCCAAGAAGAACCCAGGCAAGTTGTCCTATGCCACCAGCGGCGTGGGCAACCCTCAGCACCTCAATGGCGAGCTGTTCGCAACGCTGGCCGGGGTGGCGCTCAATCACGTGCCCTACAAGGGCTCTGCAGGGCAACTGGTGGACGTCGCGGGCGGCAACGTCGAGCTGAGCTTCGTCAGCATGGCCGGCGCGGCGCCCTTCCTGAAAGGCGGCAAGGTCAAGGCGCTGGCCGTCACTTCGGCCAAGCGTGCCAGCTTCGCGCCGGACATCCCAGCCATCTCCGAGTACAAGCCGCTGGCCACCTACAGCCTGGAGAACTGGTTCGGTCTGTTCGCCCCGGCCGCCACGCCCGCGCCGGTGGTGCAGAAGATCAATGCCGCCGTCATGCAGGCGCTGAGTGATCCGGCGCTCATCAAGAGGCTGCAAAACCAGGGAGGCGAGCCGGCACCCATGACGCCCGAGCAATTCCGCGACTTCATCAAGGCCGAATCGGCGCAGTACGCCCGCATCGTCGAGAGCGCCAAGATCACCCCTGACAACTGACCCCCGGAAAGTGAATCACATGCAAACCCCATCCCTCCTTTCGAAGCGCATGCTGCTCGGCGCCGGTGCACTCGTCCTCGCAGGCGTTGGCCTGAGCCCGGCGCGCGCACAGGACGCGACCACCGACTACCCCGCCAAGGCGATCACCATCATCGTCCCCTTTGCTGCGGGCGGAAATACCGACGTCAAGACGCGCCTGGTGGCGCAACAGGTGAGCACGCTTCTGGGCAAGCCAGTGATCGTCGACAACAAGCCGGGGGCCAGCGGCAACATCGGCATCGATTTGCTGAACAAGGCCGCGCCGGACGGCTACACCATCGCGATGGGCAGCTTCGGCCCACTCGCGGTCAACCCGTGGGTCTATCCGAAAATGAACTTCGATCCGAAAACCCTGGTGCCAATCATCCTGTTGGAGAAGAGCCCGCTGGTGCTGGTGACGCCGATTGCCAAGCCCTACAAGACGGTGGCCGACGTGGTAGGCACTGCCAAGGGCAAGCCCGGTTCTCTCAATATCGCCAACGCCGGCCCGGGCGGCGCGCATCACATGTCGGCCGAGCTGTTCGAGAGCGCCGCGGGCATCGACATGGTCGCTGTGCCCTATAAGGGCGGCGGCCCGGCTTCCAATGCACTGCTGGCGGGCGAGGTCGACCTGATGTTCGAGCAGACTGGCGCAGCGCTGCCCTCGATCCAGGCCGGCAAAATCCGTCCCCTGGCCGTCACGTCGACCAAGCGCCTGCCTGCGCTGCCTGATGTGCCCAGCTTCGCCGAGTTGGGGCTGCCGCAGGTCACGGTATCGAACTGGATGGGCTACGTCGCGCCCAAGGGCACGCCGCCCGCAATCGTCGCCAAGCTGCACGCTGCCTTTGTCAAGGCCATGGCCGCGCCCGAAGTCAAGGACCGCATCCTGGCGCAAAGCAACGAGCTCGGCGGCGGCTCACCCACGGACTTCGGGTCCTTCATCAACGCCGAGAGCGCCAAATGGTCGAAGCTGGTGAAGGAGCGGGGGATCAAGATCGAATAATGGTCGCGCAGCCAACTCGCGTCACTCGCCAGTCGAATTCAAGACCATGAAACGTCCCGCCGCCATTTCCGCCTCCATCGTCTCTGCCTTCACGCCCACCGGCCGCCTGCGCGCCGCCGTCAACCTCGGCAACCCGATCCTGGCCAACACGGACCCTGCCACCGGCATGCCGGTCGGCGTGTCAGTCGACCTGGCGCGCGCTTTTGCGAAGACGATGGGCGTGGAGCTGGACCTGGTGGTGTTCGACACCGCCGGCAAGTCAGTCGACGCCGTGAAGGCCGAGCAGGCCGACATCGGCTTCTTCGCGATCGACCCGCTGCGCGGCGAAGGCATCCGCTTCACCGCGCCCTACGTGCTGATCGAGGGCGCGTACCTGGTGAAGGACGCCTCGCCACTTA is a genomic window of Variovorax sp. V213 containing:
- a CDS encoding aconitate hydratase AcnA — encoded protein: MPAPTIPTAELAFEGRTLRCFDLPALYGARLTRLPVVLRLLLENALRSMRGAERRAAIDALFGWLETGTSEAEIAFQPGRVLMHDTTSTPALVDIAAMRDALAESGIDPSVLNPGLPVDVSVDHSLAVEAFARKDAPELNMQHEIRRNAERYRFLRWASKALAGVHINPPGTGIMHTINLEQLATVVTTEQRDGAEWVVPDMMIGTDSHTPMINGIGVLGWGVGGLEAQTVMFGMPTMLRIPEVIGVRLTGALPPGVLATDLALTMTQRLRAIGVAGEFVEYFGPGVATLTAGDRSVVANMAPEYGATTGYFPIDGETLVYLRATGRPEAQLRLVEAYARRAGFWFDPAANPRYTRTIEVDLGAIGMHVAGPRRPQDLHGYGDTGRVLAQLGFAPREDGALPPHPVAIAAITSCTNTSDPRLLIAAGLLARKARALGLKVPHWVKTSLAPGSPAAASYLERAGLLDDLGAVGFDIVGYGCTTCIGNPGPLTEPIRQAQDAGQSKAVAILSGNRNFPGRVHPDIELSFIMSPPLVVAFGLCGDAARDLSREPVQTLADGRAVQLASLWPTREEIDTCRAASADPADYKRAFGIATGNPLWHALEAPDTPRFPWDANSTALRRPPFAAASEGSQLGHYSAYPLLVLGDDITTDHISPASAIPPNSLVADFLVERGDRRDDLNVFASRRGNWEVMMRAAFHSKTLVNHVAPGLPLAHTLHVPSGEVLPIWEAARRYREAGDAVVLVAGERYGTGSSRDWAAKGQRLLGVRAVLALSYERIHRSNLIGMGILPLRLPAGMDHAALALRPGDRIEIDAEASAIQTRLSVPVIVHRTDGKQESFNATAAVETQLEVELLRQGGVIPAILKKIIAEHGGTLPEDANATA
- a CDS encoding Bug family tripartite tricarboxylate transporter substrate binding protein; its protein translation is MPRFSRRTALNAALCAAAAGLFAPAAVLAQDYPVKTITIVVPFSAGGGVDAIARLLAEHLRTSLKQSVVIDNKPGASGMLGAAAVVKAAPDGYTLLMGSAGETAINPLVYKTRMQYQPAKDLAPITLVTRVPNVLVANTSLPVKNVEELVAYAKKNPGKLSYATSGVGNPQHLNGELFATLAGVALNHVPYKGSAGQLVDVAGGNVELSFVSMAGAAPFLKGGKVKALAVTSAKRASFAPDIPAISEYKPLATYSLENWFGLFAPAATPAPVVQKINAAVMQALSDPALIKRLQNQGGEPAPMTPEQFRDFIKAESAQYARIVESAKITPDN
- a CDS encoding Bug family tripartite tricarboxylate transporter substrate binding protein; translated protein: MQTPSLLSKRMLLGAGALVLAGVGLSPARAQDATTDYPAKAITIIVPFAAGGNTDVKTRLVAQQVSTLLGKPVIVDNKPGASGNIGIDLLNKAAPDGYTIAMGSFGPLAVNPWVYPKMNFDPKTLVPIILLEKSPLVLVTPIAKPYKTVADVVGTAKGKPGSLNIANAGPGGAHHMSAELFESAAGIDMVAVPYKGGGPASNALLAGEVDLMFEQTGAALPSIQAGKIRPLAVTSTKRLPALPDVPSFAELGLPQVTVSNWMGYVAPKGTPPAIVAKLHAAFVKAMAAPEVKDRILAQSNELGGGSPTDFGSFINAESAKWSKLVKERGIKIE